In the Candidatus Margulisiibacteriota bacterium genome, one interval contains:
- the fliI gene encoding flagellar protein export ATPase FliI has protein sequence MPVDIDFEKYHKALEHADLVKVIGKVVQLVGLIIEAQVGGVSVGDLCSIRLEKEGREAYAEVVGFREGRVLLMPLGSTAGIAPGMQVTAAGKPLMVKVGPSILGRVLNGLGEPIDGKGPIDWEKECPLDADPPDPVKRPRVTSVMRLGVRAIDGLLTVGRGQRIGIFAGSGVGKSTTMGMIARNAEADINVISLVGERGREVRDFIEESLGEEGLKKSVVIVATSDQPPLIRLKSAFVSTAIAEYFRDKGKHVILMMDSVTRFAMAQRDIGLAAGEPPTTKGYTPSVFSLMPRLMERSGTSEVASITAFYTILVEGDDFNEPISDHARSILDGHIMLSRDLAARNHYPAIDVPHSISRLMTSITGDEQKKAAAKLREVLARYSEAEDLINIGAYVKGSNPKIDFALSKIDQVNEFLKQGTFEKVSYEDTVNRLISIFK, from the coding sequence ATGCCAGTTGACATTGATTTTGAAAAATATCATAAAGCGCTCGAACATGCCGATCTGGTTAAAGTGATCGGCAAAGTAGTTCAATTGGTCGGTTTGATCATTGAAGCGCAGGTTGGCGGGGTTTCGGTCGGTGACCTTTGCTCCATCCGTTTGGAAAAAGAGGGCCGTGAAGCTTACGCCGAGGTTGTCGGGTTTAGGGAAGGACGGGTCTTGCTGATGCCGCTTGGTTCTACCGCCGGGATCGCTCCCGGGATGCAGGTGACTGCTGCCGGTAAACCATTAATGGTCAAGGTCGGGCCGTCGATCCTTGGCCGGGTACTCAACGGCCTTGGAGAACCGATCGACGGCAAGGGACCGATCGACTGGGAAAAAGAATGTCCCCTCGATGCCGATCCTCCTGACCCGGTGAAGCGTCCCCGGGTAACCAGTGTTATGCGCCTTGGGGTCAGGGCGATCGACGGTTTGTTGACGGTCGGACGCGGCCAGCGGATCGGGATCTTTGCCGGTTCCGGGGTAGGCAAATCGACCACTATGGGGATGATCGCCCGGAACGCCGAGGCCGACATTAACGTCATTTCCCTGGTTGGCGAGCGCGGCCGTGAAGTTCGGGATTTTATCGAAGAATCGTTGGGAGAAGAGGGGCTCAAGAAATCGGTGGTGATCGTCGCGACCTCCGACCAGCCGCCGCTTATTCGTCTTAAGTCGGCTTTTGTGTCGACCGCGATCGCCGAGTATTTCCGGGATAAGGGGAAACATGTTATCTTGATGATGGATTCGGTCACCCGTTTTGCCATGGCCCAGCGTGATATTGGTCTGGCGGCAGGCGAGCCGCCGACGACCAAGGGGTATACTCCATCGGTCTTTTCCCTGATGCCCCGGCTGATGGAGCGCTCCGGAACTTCGGAGGTAGCGTCTATTACCGCGTTTTATACGATCCTGGTTGAGGGTGACGATTTCAATGAGCCGATCTCCGACCATGCCCGTTCCATATTAGATGGCCACATCATGCTTTCTCGTGATCTGGCGGCCCGCAACCATTATCCAGCGATCGACGTGCCGCACAGCATTTCCCGGTTGATGACCAGTATTACCGGTGATGAACAAAAGAAAGCGGCGGCCAAGCTGCGCGAGGTCCTGGCCCGCTATTCAGAGGCCGAAGACCTGATCAACATTGGCGCGTACGTTAAAGGAAGCAATCCGAAGATCGATTTCGCGTTGAGCAAGATCGACCAGGTCAATGAATTTTTAAAACAGGGAACGTTCGAAAAAGTCTCTTATGAAGACACAGTGAACAGATTGATCAGTATTTTCAAATAG
- the fliJ gene encoding flagellar export protein FliJ, with translation MAAPKPGKKFKYDLDSVLKVRGIKEKKEQEKFAEKQQEYMTEKQKEEEIKEQKQGKENELRNVFKRGPISDFDKVLRRKAHLEVLKTDLDQQIEKVLDSSKKLEEQRAHLVEAMKDKKIMEKHRERKLGEYNKVMRDLEMKFMDEIATQRFKRREE, from the coding sequence ATGGCAGCGCCAAAACCGGGAAAGAAATTTAAATATGATCTCGATTCGGTCCTGAAGGTCCGGGGGATCAAAGAGAAAAAAGAGCAGGAGAAGTTCGCCGAAAAACAGCAGGAGTATATGACCGAGAAACAGAAAGAAGAAGAGATCAAAGAACAAAAGCAGGGGAAAGAAAACGAACTGCGCAACGTTTTTAAGCGCGGACCGATCTCCGATTTTGACAAGGTCCTGCGCCGGAAAGCTCACCTGGAAGTATTAAAGACCGACCTTGACCAGCAGATCGAGAAAGTCCTGGATTCAAGCAAGAAGCTGGAAGAACAGCGAGCCCACCTGGTCGAGGCGATGAAAGACAAAAAGATCATGGAAAAACACCGGGAGCGCAAGCTTGGTGAATATAATAAGGTCATGCGGGACCTGGAAATGAAGTTTATGGATGAGATCGCGACCCAGAGATTTAAGAGGCGTGAGGAATAA
- the rpmB gene encoding 50S ribosomal protein L28, giving the protein MSYKCFSCGKKAVTGMTVSHSMRHTKRLFKPNLQRVSILVKGKKKREYVCTKCLKANKVTKAL; this is encoded by the coding sequence ATGAGTTATAAGTGCTTTTCCTGCGGAAAAAAAGCGGTTACCGGCATGACCGTGTCGCATTCAATGCGGCACACCAAACGCCTTTTTAAGCCCAACCTGCAAAGGGTCTCGATCTTGGTCAAAGGGAAGAAAAAGCGGGAATATGTCTGCACCAAATGTCTCAAAGCCAATAAAGTCACCAAGGCTCTCTAA
- the recG gene encoding ATP-dependent DNA helicase RecG, giving the protein MSNLQTPVQYVKGVGPKLAKIFAKVGIFTVLDLLYFIPRGYEDRRSIKPISQLHPSDNEVVRGELLKVESQVTRNRFTIIKGLIGDETGRIQAVWFNQPFLLRSFRLGMKLILSGKLEYSEYDGRLQILPKDFEIDDGDPTRIVPVYRLTEGLYPKKVRGVIKTALESYLPLIEDAKERRSLALLHAPEELLEIEKARNYLAYKELLDFQLGLLLNRKKNEELTGNVFKVDDRTKKAFLGLLPFTLTAAQEGALSDIFNDFQSGRPMNRLLQGDVGSGKTIVAAFAAYIAVKNGFQSAILAPTEILAQQHFLKLRKVFEPFKIKLDLVTGSTAGRRKKETQLKADLLIGTHALLEKKVLFNKLGLVVIDEQHRFGVHQRASLIKKGRAPHVLVMTATPIPRSLALTLYGDLDRTIIDALPPGRITIKTFFVTEARRSDCFSFIRTKVNEGRQVFVVCPLVEESEALDLKAATMEAEHLQKEIFPELRIGLLHGRMKSVEKDQIMGSFKDKKLDVLVSTTVIEVGIDIPNATVMVIEHAQRFGLSQLHQLRGRIGRGSEQSFCFLVGDPKTPEAKARIKAMVETSDGFKIAEADLRLRGPGDFFGVRQSGLPSFRVADIIRDEKIIQHARAAAQELIEKDIESARNRWGSQRTAAEDSQKGVEHTSFN; this is encoded by the coding sequence ATGTCAAACCTGCAAACTCCCGTCCAATATGTCAAAGGGGTCGGCCCAAAACTTGCCAAAATATTTGCCAAAGTCGGGATATTTACGGTTCTCGACCTCCTTTACTTTATTCCCCGCGGCTACGAAGACCGTCGTTCCATTAAACCGATCAGCCAGCTCCATCCCTCGGATAATGAGGTGGTCCGGGGGGAACTGTTAAAAGTTGAGTCGCAGGTCACCCGCAACCGGTTCACCATTATCAAGGGATTGATCGGCGACGAAACCGGCCGGATCCAGGCGGTCTGGTTCAATCAGCCGTTCTTGTTGCGCTCGTTCCGCCTCGGAATGAAACTGATCCTGTCCGGCAAACTGGAATATTCCGAGTATGACGGGCGGCTCCAGATCCTGCCGAAGGATTTTGAGATCGACGACGGCGACCCGACGAGGATCGTTCCGGTCTACCGTTTGACCGAAGGGCTTTATCCAAAAAAGGTCAGGGGGGTGATCAAGACCGCCCTTGAGAGCTATCTTCCGCTGATCGAAGACGCCAAAGAACGCCGCTCTTTAGCTCTTCTTCATGCCCCGGAGGAATTGCTGGAAATTGAAAAAGCCAGGAACTATTTGGCTTATAAGGAGCTTCTTGACTTCCAGCTTGGCTTGCTGCTGAACCGGAAGAAGAACGAAGAGCTTACCGGGAATGTTTTTAAGGTTGACGATCGGACAAAAAAAGCTTTTCTGGGCTTGCTTCCGTTTACTTTAACCGCGGCCCAGGAAGGAGCTCTGTCCGATATTTTTAACGACTTCCAAAGCGGGCGCCCGATGAACCGGCTGTTGCAAGGGGATGTCGGTTCCGGAAAAACGATCGTTGCCGCGTTTGCCGCGTATATTGCCGTGAAAAATGGTTTTCAGTCGGCGATCCTGGCCCCGACCGAGATCCTGGCCCAGCAGCACTTCTTAAAACTGCGAAAGGTCTTTGAGCCGTTCAAGATCAAGCTTGACCTGGTGACCGGCTCGACCGCCGGCCGTCGCAAGAAAGAAACTCAGTTAAAGGCCGATCTTTTGATCGGTACCCACGCTTTGCTGGAAAAGAAGGTGCTTTTTAACAAATTAGGATTGGTTGTTATTGATGAGCAGCATCGCTTTGGGGTCCATCAGCGGGCAAGTTTAATTAAAAAAGGGCGCGCGCCCCATGTCCTGGTGATGACCGCGACCCCGATCCCCAGATCGCTGGCGTTGACCTTATATGGCGATCTTGATCGGACGATCATTGATGCTCTCCCGCCGGGACGGATAACGATAAAAACATTCTTTGTCACCGAAGCGCGCCGCTCCGATTGTTTCAGCTTTATCAGGACCAAGGTTAATGAAGGGCGGCAGGTCTTTGTGGTTTGTCCCCTGGTCGAGGAATCAGAAGCGCTTGACCTGAAAGCGGCGACTATGGAAGCGGAGCACCTGCAAAAAGAGATCTTTCCCGAACTGCGGATCGGTTTGCTGCATGGTCGGATGAAAAGCGTTGAAAAAGACCAGATCATGGGATCGTTTAAGGATAAAAAACTTGATGTTCTCGTTTCAACCACGGTTATCGAGGTCGGCATTGATATTCCCAATGCTACCGTAATGGTGATCGAACATGCCCAAAGATTTGGGCTTTCCCAGCTGCACCAGCTGCGCGGCCGGATCGGCCGGGGGAGCGAACAGTCGTTCTGTTTTTTGGTCGGCGACCCGAAAACTCCGGAAGCCAAGGCGCGGATCAAAGCAATGGTGGAGACGAGCGACGGCTTTAAAATAGCCGAAGCGGACCTTAGATTGCGCGGTCCGGGTGACTTTTTTGGCGTCAGACAGTCAGGTTTGCCATCATTTAGGGTAGCTGATATAATAAGGGACGAAAAAATCATTCAGCATGCCCGGGCGGCTGCCCAGGAACTGATAGAAAAGGACATTGAAAGTGCGCGTAATCGCTGGGGAAGCCAAAGGACGGCAGCTGAAGACTCCCAGAAAGGGGTTGAACACACGTCCTTTAACTGA
- the rsmD gene encoding 16S rRNA (guanine(966)-N(2))-methyltransferase RsmD, which produces MRVIAGEAKGRQLKTPRKGLNTRPLTDRVRGALFNILSAKAVESEFLDLFAGTGAVGIEALSRGANRAVFVELNRSAVDLIRENLELTGFSRQAEVFHADVIRAIGILAGKRERFDLIYIGAPYDSPLLAKVMEKLSESELMKPDGILIAEHRKQHQLDRVYGKIELYREASYGETVLNFYRKKNENSGLPGKL; this is translated from the coding sequence GTGCGCGTAATCGCTGGGGAAGCCAAAGGACGGCAGCTGAAGACTCCCAGAAAGGGGTTGAACACACGTCCTTTAACTGACCGGGTCAGGGGGGCTTTGTTCAATATTCTCTCCGCGAAAGCGGTTGAAAGCGAGTTTCTCGACCTGTTTGCCGGGACCGGCGCGGTCGGCATTGAAGCTCTTTCGCGCGGTGCCAACCGGGCCGTTTTTGTCGAACTGAACCGGAGCGCGGTCGATCTGATCAGGGAAAATCTGGAACTGACCGGTTTCAGCCGGCAGGCCGAAGTATTTCACGCCGATGTTATCCGGGCGATCGGTATCCTGGCGGGAAAAAGAGAGCGGTTCGATCTGATCTATATTGGCGCTCCTTACGATAGTCCGTTGCTGGCCAAAGTAATGGAGAAGCTGTCCGAGTCGGAGCTGATGAAACCGGATGGGATCTTGATCGCGGAACACCGCAAACAGCATCAATTGGACCGGGTCTATGGTAAAATCGAGTTGTACCGAGAAGCCAGTTACGGCGAAACAGTCTTGAATTTTTACAGGAAAAAAAATGAAAATAGCGGTTTACCCGGGAAGCTTTGA
- the coaD gene encoding pantetheine-phosphate adenylyltransferase has protein sequence MKIAVYPGSFEPITNGHLDIIERAASLFDKVIVAIIRNPEKKAAFSLPDRLQMLRSSSFHCDNVEIDSFDGLLVDFVRQKKARAVVRGLRAVSDFDYEFQMALTNRQMAPEIETVFLMTDYRYSYLSSSFVKQIARLGGDIANLVPAPVAQRLKKLKKGAR, from the coding sequence ATGAAAATAGCGGTTTACCCGGGAAGCTTTGAACCGATCACCAACGGCCATCTGGATATTATCGAGAGGGCGGCCAGCCTGTTCGATAAAGTGATCGTGGCGATCATCCGCAATCCCGAAAAAAAAGCCGCTTTTTCCCTGCCCGACCGGCTGCAAATGCTCAGATCTTCTTCTTTCCACTGCGACAATGTTGAGATCGACAGTTTTGACGGACTGCTGGTCGATTTTGTCCGTCAAAAAAAAGCGCGGGCGGTCGTCCGCGGCTTGCGCGCTGTTTCCGATTTCGATTATGAGTTTCAAATGGCCCTGACCAACCGGCAGATGGCGCCGGAGATCGAAACGGTCTTTTTAATGACCGATTACCGGTATTCATATTTGAGCTCAAGTTTTGTGAAACAAATTGCCCGCCTGGGAGGGGACATTGCCAATCTTGTCCCGGCTCCGGTGGCACAGCGCCTGAAGAAATTAAAAAAAGGAGCGCGGTAA